The Clostridium sp. AWRP genome has a window encoding:
- a CDS encoding peptidylprolyl isomerase, translated as MKNPIVTIEMENDKLIKIELYPGTAPNTVNNFISLVKKGFYNGTIFHRIIPGFMIQGGDPEGTGMGGPGYSIKGEFSANNFENNLKHEKGVISMARTMAPNSAGSQFFIMTDNAPHLDGQYAAFGKVVEGIDAVDEIVAQERDYNDKPYEDQKMKNVTVDTFGKEYDEPQKTND; from the coding sequence ATGAAAAATCCTATAGTTACAATTGAAATGGAAAACGATAAATTAATAAAAATAGAACTTTATCCCGGCACCGCCCCAAATACAGTAAATAATTTTATATCATTAGTTAAAAAGGGATTTTATAATGGTACAATTTTTCACAGGATTATACCTGGATTCATGATTCAAGGAGGAGATCCTGAAGGTACAGGAATGGGCGGCCCAGGTTACTCAATTAAGGGTGAATTTTCAGCAAATAATTTTGAAAATAATTTGAAACATGAAAAAGGTGTAATCTCCATGGCTAGAACTATGGCTCCTAATTCTGCAGGCTCTCAATTTTTTATAATGACAGATAATGCGCCTCACCTTGATGGCCAGTATGCTGCTTTTGGAAAAGTTGTAGAAGGGATTGATGCAGTAGATGAAATCGTAGCACAAGAAAGAGATTACAACGATAAACCTTATGAAGACCAAAAGATGAAAAACGTAACTGTAGATACTTTTGGCAAAGAATACGATGAACCACAAAAGACAAATGATTAA
- a CDS encoding metal-dependent hydrolase, with protein sequence MVFFGHLGPTTAVFKFYEKMSKRETIDYRFVLVGAILPDLIDKPIGAFLFRDTFHNSRIFGHTLLFSLLLLLIGIGRIKRNKGNRVFTLGISTSIHLMLDSMQLYKGILFWPFLGFKFPERPEGNWAEGTLQRLLTDPSYYLTEIVGFVIIMYFFIKLIKNKRLNEFIRNGKL encoded by the coding sequence ATGGTTTTTTTCGGACACCTTGGCCCCACAACAGCAGTTTTCAAATTCTATGAAAAGATGAGTAAAAGAGAAACAATTGATTATAGATTTGTTCTTGTTGGGGCAATACTTCCTGACCTCATAGATAAGCCCATAGGAGCATTTCTATTTAGAGATACCTTCCATAATAGTCGTATATTTGGACATACCCTTTTATTTTCCCTTTTGCTCCTATTAATAGGTATAGGTCGTATTAAAAGAAATAAAGGGAACCGTGTTTTCACACTTGGAATTTCAACCTCAATCCATCTAATGCTTGACAGTATGCAGCTTTATAAAGGAATACTTTTTTGGCCATTTTTAGGATTCAAATTTCCTGAAAGACCAGAAGGAAATTGGGCAGAAGGAACACTTCAAAGACTTCTTACAGATCCCTCCTATTACCTAACTGAGATAGTAGGATTTGTAATTATTATGTATTTTTTTATAAAGCTTATAAAAAATAAAAGGTTAAATGAATTCATACGAAATGGTAAACTCTAA
- a CDS encoding methyl-accepting chemotaxis protein, with translation MKQWFNNLKMVQKIMSISILTSLFIIIVGIIGGGYIKQIGKNAADMHNENLVGINDIRALKDNQMEIRADLISLVYKRNRNELDSIKKEIANAKEDNTKIMNNYESSITKDEDRKLFSELKKSVNEYGDIYEQVINLVSENNYDEALKIFPKVTPVRKKMNSQIDNMINLNVKWADEKDTSNDKMTASASIFIVIVTVLGMVVSVLLGILIAKLMSEEVKKILQFGEVIGRGNLTQKIDVKSNDEIGKLAEALNKSAENVRNLILQISNSSTDISASSEELSATTEEVYASIETVNESTEQIAKGNENLSTVTEEVDAAVQKINSTTAELANKADNASSSVKKIKARAAEVKTKAKADIENGDKIYSEKYDNIINAIEAGKVVDKVKVMADSIGDIAEQTSLLALNAAIEASSAGEHGKGFAVVAEEVRGLSEESAKAVTQIQGMVVQVQDAFNNLSNSAKDILEYINDNVKPSQKLLLETGIAYDRDSEFMNNMAVGIASASNKMSQTVEQVTAAIDNISSTTQESASGSEEILGSVSEVSTAIQDIAKSAQTQSELAQNLDEMIHKFIV, from the coding sequence ATGAAACAGTGGTTTAACAATTTAAAAATGGTTCAAAAAATAATGTCAATATCTATTTTAACATCTTTATTTATAATAATAGTAGGTATAATTGGAGGAGGATATATAAAACAAATAGGTAAAAATGCAGCTGATATGCATAATGAAAATTTAGTTGGTATAAATGATATTAGAGCTTTAAAGGACAATCAAATGGAAATTAGGGCAGATCTAATTTCTCTTGTATATAAAAGAAATAGAAATGAACTTGATAGTATAAAAAAGGAGATAGCTAATGCAAAAGAAGATAATACTAAAATTATGAATAATTATGAAAGTTCTATTACAAAGGATGAAGATAGAAAGTTATTTTCAGAACTAAAAAAGTCAGTAAATGAATATGGAGACATTTATGAGCAAGTTATAAACCTTGTTAGTGAAAATAACTACGATGAAGCACTTAAGATTTTCCCTAAAGTTACCCCCGTAAGGAAAAAAATGAATAGTCAAATAGATAACATGATTAATCTTAATGTTAAGTGGGCTGATGAGAAGGATACATCTAACGATAAAATGACAGCGAGTGCTTCCATTTTTATTGTAATTGTAACTGTTTTAGGGATGGTTGTTTCTGTCTTACTGGGAATACTAATAGCTAAGCTGATGTCGGAGGAAGTAAAGAAAATATTACAATTTGGAGAAGTTATTGGAAGAGGGAACTTAACACAAAAAATAGATGTTAAGAGTAACGACGAAATTGGTAAGCTTGCTGAAGCTTTAAACAAGTCAGCAGAGAATGTAAGAAATTTAATTTTACAAATTAGTAATAGTTCTACAGATATAAGTGCTTCTAGTGAAGAACTGTCTGCAACAACAGAAGAAGTTTATGCTAGCATAGAAACTGTAAATGAGTCCACTGAACAAATAGCAAAGGGAAATGAAAATTTAAGTACTGTAACGGAAGAAGTGGATGCTGCTGTTCAGAAAATAAACTCAACTACAGCTGAACTTGCAAATAAGGCTGATAACGCATCATCTTCAGTAAAGAAAATAAAAGCACGGGCAGCTGAGGTGAAAACTAAGGCTAAAGCAGATATAGAAAATGGAGATAAAATTTATAGTGAAAAGTATGATAACATTATAAATGCCATAGAAGCAGGAAAAGTTGTTGATAAGGTAAAAGTAATGGCTGATTCCATAGGAGATATAGCAGAACAGACAAGTTTATTGGCTTTAAATGCAGCTATAGAGGCATCTAGTGCAGGAGAACATGGTAAAGGATTTGCAGTAGTAGCGGAAGAAGTAAGGGGACTGTCAGAGGAATCAGCAAAGGCGGTTACACAAATTCAGGGTATGGTAGTACAAGTTCAAGATGCTTTTAATAATTTATCTAACAGTGCAAAAGATATACTGGAGTACATAAATGATAATGTAAAACCAAGTCAGAAACTGCTTCTGGAAACAGGTATAGCCTATGATAGGGATTCTGAATTTATGAATAATATGGCTGTAGGTATAGCATCAGCTTCAAACAAAATGAGTCAAACTGTAGAGCAAGTAACGGCAGCTATTGATAATATATCCTCAACTACGCAAGAATCTGCATCAGGATCTGAAGAAATATTAGGCAGTGTAAGTGAAGTTTCCACTGCAATACAGGATATAGCAAAATCTGCACAAACTCAATCGGAACTTGCACAAAATCTTGATGAAATGATTCACAAATTTATCGTATAG
- a CDS encoding lantibiotic protection ABC transporter ATP-binding protein, whose protein sequence is MEKDYLLETQKLTKVFKKDCAVNELDISIPRNHIYGLLGANGAGKSTTLKMLTGLLKPTSGKIIFDGHIWTRKDLRNIGALIEQPPIYGNLTAEENLKVHTTLLGLPNKRIKEVLKIVDLTDTGKKEAKNFSMGMKQRLGIATAILNHPKLLILDEPTNGLDPIGIQDLRKLIKSFPEEGMTVILSSHILAEVEQIVDYVGIMSHGILGYQGKVNPGEDLEELFMSVAEKTTRGRRIAR, encoded by the coding sequence ATGGAAAAAGATTATTTATTGGAAACCCAAAAATTAACGAAAGTATTTAAAAAGGATTGTGCTGTAAATGAACTTGACATTTCAATTCCAAGGAATCACATTTACGGACTTCTTGGTGCTAATGGTGCAGGAAAATCCACTACATTAAAAATGCTAACAGGACTGTTAAAGCCAACTTCAGGTAAAATCATTTTTGATGGTCATATATGGACCCGTAAGGATTTAAGAAATATTGGTGCTTTAATTGAACAGCCTCCTATTTATGGAAATTTAACTGCAGAGGAAAATCTAAAAGTTCATACCACCCTTTTAGGATTACCTAACAAACGTATTAAGGAAGTACTAAAAATTGTAGACTTAACAGATACAGGGAAAAAGGAAGCTAAAAATTTCTCTATGGGAATGAAACAACGTTTAGGAATTGCCACTGCAATCTTAAATCATCCTAAGTTACTCATACTAGATGAACCAACTAATGGATTAGATCCTATTGGTATTCAAGACTTACGGAAACTCATAAAATCCTTTCCTGAGGAAGGGATGACTGTAATACTATCCAGCCACATTTTAGCAGAAGTAGAGCAGATCGTAGATTATGTTGGAATTATGAGCCATGGCATATTAGGTTACCAAGGAAAAGTTAATCCAGGTGAAGATTTAGAAGAACTATTTATGAGTGTCGCAGAAAAAACTACTAGAGGAAGAAGGATTGCCCGATGA
- a CDS encoding lantibiotic immunity ABC transporter MutE/EpiE family permease subunit, whose product MNKYLIAENLKTKRTMLRKILIFMPILCIILSFTFDFLGFGYFTADSVFTSVNHWSLLWMPALIALTTSMFHKLEQSSTGYKTIFSFPIDLKKSWISKITILSSFTLISSIFLCVILTILNMIFTRTQTNSVPFYYCLISIITSWITSLWQIPLCLWLSKKINLFVLLLATCAANMELGATYAPSSLWWLSPWTFPLRLQCPILHYHPNGLPLQPGSSLLNSSVIPVGILIGIFLFLILITFTTYSFKKSEVR is encoded by the coding sequence ATGAACAAGTATCTAATTGCTGAAAATTTAAAAACAAAAAGAACTATGCTTCGTAAAATACTTATTTTTATGCCTATATTATGTATTATTCTTAGCTTTACTTTTGATTTTTTAGGCTTTGGATATTTCACTGCTGACTCTGTTTTTACTTCTGTAAATCATTGGTCATTATTATGGATGCCAGCTTTAATTGCTTTAACTACAAGTATGTTTCACAAACTTGAACAAAGCAGCACAGGTTATAAGACGATTTTTTCTTTTCCCATTGATTTAAAGAAAAGCTGGATATCTAAAATTACAATTTTATCATCATTTACATTGATATCCTCCATTTTTTTATGTGTAATTCTTACTATATTAAATATGATCTTTACTAGAACACAAACAAATAGTGTACCATTTTACTATTGTCTTATATCCATTATCACAAGCTGGATTACATCCCTCTGGCAAATTCCTCTATGCTTATGGTTAAGTAAAAAGATAAATCTTTTTGTCCTATTACTTGCAACCTGTGCAGCTAATATGGAGCTCGGTGCAACTTATGCCCCCTCCTCTTTGTGGTGGCTATCTCCATGGACCTTCCCTCTTAGACTGCAGTGTCCAATATTGCATTACCATCCAAATGGACTACCCCTACAACCAGGAAGCAGCTTATTAAATTCATCAGTTATTCCAGTTGGTATTTTAATAGGAATTTTTCTATTTCTAATTCTAATAACTTTTACCACTTATTCATTTAAAAAAAGCGAGGTACGTTAA
- a CDS encoding lantibiotic immunity ABC transporter MutG family permease subunit, giving the protein MSELWHSYKAEFFKNKHSIFLRAHIVLPFLLVCLMTFTRLGKSSDLGIFGNFFKLIGFAFSLLAAVLCALIADQEKQAGHCQIMLSKLSHKTTSFISQLCMLLTMCLGAIFFAILLFFISMKLILRVNSINYLLYFKTGAFIFLCVIFLYSLYLILAYHFNTAVCNIAGFAGVIICAVASTAQGDSVWMFLPWVWPIRFINFIVMSQYKLQRKILPKEIFFSYTPNGLNAGLISMVIMTICCIIFYILSFHFWEGRQK; this is encoded by the coding sequence ATGAGTGAACTTTGGCACAGCTACAAAGCAGAATTTTTTAAAAATAAACACAGTATTTTTCTCCGGGCACATATTGTACTGCCTTTCCTCTTAGTTTGTCTTATGACTTTTACAAGGCTTGGTAAATCAAGTGATTTGGGGATATTTGGTAACTTTTTTAAACTGATAGGGTTTGCCTTTTCATTACTTGCTGCAGTACTTTGCGCGCTAATTGCTGATCAAGAAAAGCAAGCTGGGCATTGTCAAATAATGCTTAGCAAACTTTCCCATAAAACAACTTCTTTTATAAGTCAACTGTGCATGTTACTTACAATGTGTTTGGGAGCTATATTTTTTGCTATATTACTATTTTTCATATCCATGAAACTTATATTGCGTGTAAACAGCATAAACTATCTTTTATATTTTAAAACAGGGGCTTTCATATTTTTATGTGTTATTTTCCTCTATAGTTTATACTTAATTTTAGCTTATCATTTTAATACAGCTGTTTGTAATATAGCTGGATTTGCCGGGGTCATAATTTGTGCTGTAGCCTCTACAGCACAGGGAGATAGTGTTTGGATGTTCTTGCCCTGGGTGTGGCCTATACGGTTTATAAACTTTATAGTTATGTCTCAATACAAGCTTCAAAGGAAAATTCTCCCAAAAGAAATTTTTTTCTCATATACCCCAAATGGGCTAAATGCAGGGCTAATATCTATGGTAATAATGACAATTTGCTGTATTATATTCTATATACTTTCCTTTCACTTTTGGGAAGGTAGACAAAAATAA
- a CDS encoding response regulator transcription factor, which produces MAKILAVDDDRRILKLIKNALELNHHEVITLQNPENIPIEDFCGYDLILLDVMMPEIDGFELCQKIRSAVDSPIIFLTAKTDESSIVKGLAFGGDDYIAKPFGVMELNARVEAYLRRENRGKSTKKLVYGDITIDFDKKEILVNNNVIAFTKNEYNICEFLALNRGKVFTKQAIFEAIYDLDSDTQFSVITEYIRLIRNKFKEYNCFPIETVWGVGYMWK; this is translated from the coding sequence ATGGCAAAAATTTTAGCTGTAGATGATGACAGGCGAATTTTAAAATTGATAAAAAATGCTTTGGAATTAAACCATCATGAAGTAATTACACTTCAAAATCCAGAAAATATTCCTATAGAAGATTTTTGTGGATATGATCTGATTTTACTGGATGTAATGATGCCAGAGATAGATGGCTTTGAACTTTGTCAGAAAATACGCAGTGCAGTAGATTCTCCGATTATTTTTTTAACAGCAAAAACAGACGAATCATCCATCGTAAAAGGGTTAGCCTTTGGCGGGGATGATTATATAGCAAAACCTTTTGGAGTAATGGAATTAAATGCTCGTGTTGAAGCATACCTTAGACGTGAAAATCGCGGCAAATCAACAAAAAAATTAGTATATGGTGATATTACAATTGATTTTGATAAGAAGGAAATACTGGTCAATAATAATGTCATTGCTTTTACTAAAAATGAATATAATATTTGCGAATTTTTAGCACTTAATAGAGGCAAAGTATTTACAAAGCAGGCAATTTTTGAGGCAATTTATGATTTGGACAGTGACACTCAATTTTCGGTAATCACTGAATATATAAGATTAATCCGCAATAAATTTAAAGAATATAATTGTTTTCCTATAGAAACAGTGTGGGGAGTTGGATACATGTGGAAGTAA
- a CDS encoding HAMP domain-containing sensor histidine kinase codes for MEVKKTSFQIYIIKFILKVGFSFIILFLALLFIFSYISNNKMLLPASYSEQLVEKVTPSIKSTKEVPSELIPENLKYTILDKQTLDVKKSTMNKSQIKKVKLRIKNHQFTGADFFGNVYDVIERPKEYCVIHYKLIMQFANPALRNLIPYPELTITLLFTIILLITLYFLSLQFSNKIKRELNTFSFITQKIEDKDLDFEVQNSYFIEHQKVMDSLDSLRRSLKKSLTCQFEQEKNKGEQISALAHDIKIPITVIKGNAELLSLTQKDENALDYTNEIIEATGEIEHYTELLIEASKNDQATSLHKEKSNINKFLHVIEKDTLASIGNRHIHFVLDISIPKELMWNIDFSSMKRAFMNIIINALEHTPDETSLSLQVHFKNNLTSFVFTDSGNGFSPEALKKAAELFYTDNKSRSQTGHYGIGLTFADKVIRAHNGSLHIQNDAYTGGGQIVISLPVEL; via the coding sequence GTGGAAGTAAAAAAAACATCCTTTCAAATCTATATTATTAAATTTATCCTAAAAGTGGGGTTTTCTTTTATTATACTTTTTCTTGCTTTACTTTTTATTTTTAGTTATATCTCTAATAATAAAATGCTGCTGCCAGCTAGCTATTCAGAGCAATTAGTGGAAAAAGTAACACCAAGTATAAAAAGTACTAAAGAAGTACCTTCTGAATTAATACCTGAAAATTTAAAATATACAATTTTAGACAAACAAACTTTAGATGTAAAAAAAAGTACCATGAATAAGTCCCAAATTAAAAAAGTAAAATTACGTATTAAAAATCATCAGTTTACAGGAGCTGACTTTTTCGGAAATGTTTATGATGTAATCGAGCGCCCAAAAGAATACTGCGTAATTCATTACAAATTGATCATGCAATTTGCAAACCCAGCTCTTCGGAATCTGATACCTTATCCTGAATTAACTATTACTTTGCTTTTTACTATTATTTTGTTAATTACACTATATTTTCTTTCACTGCAGTTTTCAAATAAGATAAAAAGAGAATTAAACACTTTTAGCTTCATCACTCAAAAAATTGAAGATAAAGATTTAGATTTTGAGGTGCAAAATTCTTACTTTATAGAACATCAAAAAGTTATGGATTCCTTAGATAGTTTGCGCCGCAGTCTTAAAAAATCCTTAACCTGCCAATTTGAGCAAGAAAAAAACAAAGGTGAACAAATTAGCGCATTGGCTCATGACATTAAAATACCCATTACTGTCATTAAAGGAAATGCAGAATTATTAAGTCTTACACAAAAAGACGAAAATGCATTAGATTATACAAATGAAATCATAGAAGCAACAGGTGAAATAGAGCATTATACCGAGCTTTTAATTGAAGCTTCTAAAAATGATCAAGCCACTTCCCTGCATAAAGAAAAAAGCAATATAAATAAATTTTTACATGTAATTGAAAAAGATACACTAGCCTCTATTGGAAACCGTCATATTCATTTTGTACTTGACATCAGTATTCCAAAAGAACTAATGTGGAACATTGACTTTTCCTCAATGAAACGAGCATTTATGAACATCATTATAAATGCACTTGAGCATACTCCAGATGAAACATCCTTAAGCTTACAGGTCCATTTTAAAAACAATTTAACTTCTTTTGTATTTACTGACTCTGGAAATGGCTTTTCACCTGAAGCACTCAAAAAAGCTGCAGAACTATTTTATACTGATAATAAAAGCCGAAGTCAAACAGGTCATTATGGTATTGGATTAACTTTTGCAGATAAAGTAATTAGGGCACACAATGGCAGCCTTCATATACAAAATGATGCATATACGGGCGGTGGTCAAATTGTAATTTCATTGCCTGTAGAACTGTAG
- a CDS encoding TM1802 family CRISPR-associated protein: MDRGSFHLKGDIKNYVEKMEYDQEEIAMFLLGYLMGEMRNAQWKDIHKNSQKSSINAEDRESIFNKLNCTGINEIKIMGLTKEIFGKLEQGKVKGYTRAIFNELKRILDLDIKKWKMNKQQNLFYVLSGYVYNTASIMLSDKKGKRAV, translated from the coding sequence ATGGATAGGGGAAGTTTCCATCTAAAGGGCGATATCAAAAATTATGTAGAAAAAATGGAATACGACCAAGAAGAAATAGCTATGTTTTTATTAGGTTATCTTATGGGAGAAATGAGAAATGCACAATGGAAAGATATTCATAAAAATTCTCAAAAAAGTTCAATTAATGCAGAAGATAGGGAATCTATATTTAACAAACTCAATTGTACCGGCATAAACGAAATCAAAATAATGGGACTTACTAAAGAAATTTTTGGAAAGCTAGAACAAGGAAAAGTGAAGGGATATACTAGGGCAATTTTTAATGAACTAAAGAGAATTCTAGATTTAGATATTAAAAAGTGGAAGATGAATAAGCAGCAAAATTTGTTTTATGTATTGTCCGGTTATGTATACAATACTGCAAGTATCATGTTAAGTGATAAAAAGGGGAAGAGGGCAGTTTGA
- a CDS encoding type IA DNA topoisomerase, with amino-acid sequence MKSLIIAEKPSLAMSIVKSIGNMERNNGYFENKNYIVTFAYGHLLQLYDVDDYFGREKTKWTLKELPFVPKEFKFRLRKDEGVKKQYEIIKSLIKRNDAKEIVNCGDADREGEVIVNNIIFRAFEEEHVTKPIKRLWLPEQTRQTIIQSLKDLRDDIEYKNLYDEGLARTYLDWSYGINLTRYLSIKSGSFLPVGRVLIPIVKYVYDRDEKIENFKPETYFEIGAVINKDNLHIKAKLKDRKFAANERDKAEKLLNNLKDKKAIVDKVEKKKVKKQPPKLFSLDTLQNKMFKEEKMSLDDTLKNLQKLYEEGYTTYPRTNTEYLAENEKDRIKSVIAAVKENFNVDISFKDNKKIFNSKKVESHSAITPTIKIPRKEKLSEGEKKVYIAIKNRFISNFLNEETIIEETSVVIKIDDEIIQLKGNVIKSPGFLKYEKSKKENELPQFVEGEELDTKFSVDQKETQKPGRVTESELNNFLKNPFKKQEVEDLQGENDDEEYKLILEGCEIGTVATRAGIIKNAKKYEYIKELKGHLECENKGKKLIEALEKLKIDLNKEKTVEFGKQLKKVYKDEIGINEIIDKVKDELSSIVQNGNKIKIEKLYLYNNKSDSKIKIESMGKCPVCHEGEVVENKSGYGCNRWKEGCKFFVGNKIAGKEILKTHVKKLIKDCKTNVIKGFKSKSGKKFNASLVINKEGKIVFNFENEVLGKCPCCGHDIVEGKNAFGCSNWKEGCKFTIWKNDKYLACMGKKPTKTMVCELLKNGKAKIKGLKGKDGNIFDAYFMLIKNQNENKDKYPYKWKMIITK; translated from the coding sequence TTGAAGTCACTTATTATAGCTGAAAAACCAAGCTTGGCAATGAGTATTGTCAAGAGCATTGGTAATATGGAAAGAAATAATGGATATTTTGAAAATAAAAATTATATAGTTACTTTTGCCTATGGTCACTTACTTCAACTTTACGATGTAGATGATTATTTTGGAAGAGAAAAAACAAAGTGGACTTTGAAAGAATTGCCCTTTGTACCAAAAGAATTTAAATTTAGATTACGAAAAGATGAGGGAGTAAAAAAGCAATATGAAATAATAAAATCACTAATAAAAAGAAATGATGCAAAGGAGATAGTGAATTGTGGTGATGCAGATAGAGAAGGGGAAGTAATTGTAAATAATATAATATTTAGAGCTTTTGAAGAGGAACATGTTACCAAACCTATTAAAAGATTATGGCTGCCGGAACAAACAAGACAAACAATTATACAAAGTTTAAAAGATTTAAGAGATGATATAGAATATAAAAATCTATATGATGAAGGATTGGCAAGAACGTATTTAGACTGGAGTTATGGAATAAATTTAACAAGGTATTTAAGTATAAAATCGGGGTCATTTTTACCTGTAGGACGTGTTTTAATTCCTATTGTGAAATATGTATATGATAGAGATGAAAAAATTGAAAATTTTAAGCCAGAAACTTATTTTGAGATAGGCGCTGTCATAAATAAAGATAACTTACATATAAAAGCTAAATTAAAAGATAGAAAATTTGCAGCAAATGAAAGAGATAAAGCTGAAAAATTATTGAATAACTTGAAAGATAAAAAGGCTATAGTTGATAAAGTTGAAAAGAAAAAAGTTAAAAAGCAGCCGCCTAAGCTTTTTTCATTGGATACTTTACAAAATAAAATGTTTAAGGAAGAAAAAATGTCTTTGGATGATACTTTAAAGAATTTACAGAAACTATATGAAGAGGGATATACCACATATCCAAGGACTAATACAGAGTACCTGGCGGAAAATGAAAAAGATAGAATAAAAAGTGTAATTGCAGCAGTAAAAGAAAATTTTAATGTAGATATATCTTTTAAGGATAACAAGAAGATTTTTAACAGTAAAAAAGTAGAAAGTCATAGTGCAATCACTCCAACCATAAAAATTCCACGAAAGGAAAAATTATCGGAAGGTGAAAAAAAGGTTTATATTGCAATAAAAAATAGATTTATAAGTAATTTTTTAAATGAAGAAACAATAATAGAAGAAACTAGTGTAGTAATAAAAATAGATGATGAAATTATTCAATTAAAGGGAAATGTTATAAAAAGTCCTGGCTTTTTAAAATATGAAAAATCTAAAAAGGAAAATGAATTGCCTCAATTTGTAGAAGGAGAGGAGTTAGATACTAAATTTTCAGTAGATCAGAAAGAAACCCAAAAGCCTGGTAGAGTAACAGAATCTGAACTAAACAATTTCCTTAAAAATCCTTTTAAAAAGCAAGAGGTAGAAGATTTACAGGGTGAAAATGATGATGAAGAATATAAATTAATACTTGAAGGTTGTGAAATAGGCACTGTTGCAACAAGGGCAGGTATAATTAAAAATGCAAAAAAATATGAGTATATAAAAGAGCTCAAAGGTCACTTAGAGTGTGAGAATAAAGGTAAAAAACTTATAGAAGCACTTGAAAAATTAAAGATTGATTTAAATAAAGAAAAAACAGTTGAATTTGGTAAACAGCTTAAAAAAGTTTATAAGGATGAAATAGGAATAAATGAAATAATAGATAAAGTAAAAGATGAATTAAGTAGCATTGTTCAAAATGGTAATAAAATTAAAATAGAAAAGCTGTATCTATATAACAATAAATCAGACAGTAAAATTAAAATAGAAAGCATGGGAAAGTGTCCTGTATGCCATGAAGGAGAAGTTGTTGAAAATAAATCAGGGTATGGTTGTAATAGATGGAAAGAAGGTTGCAAGTTTTTTGTAGGCAATAAAATAGCAGGAAAAGAGATTTTAAAAACCCATGTAAAAAAACTTATTAAAGATTGTAAAACTAATGTCATAAAAGGATTTAAGAGTAAAAGCGGAAAGAAATTTAATGCTTCTCTGGTAATTAATAAAGAAGGCAAAATTGTATTTAATTTTGAAAATGAAGTTTTAGGAAAATGTCCATGCTGCGGACATGATATTGTAGAAGGTAAAAATGCTTTTGGATGCAGCAATTGGAAGGAAGGGTGTAAATTTACTATATGGAAAAATGATAAGTATTTGGCGTGTATGGGTAAAAAGCCTACTAAAACTATGGTTTGTGAACTTCTTAAGAATGGTAAAGCTAAAATTAAAGGTTTAAAAGGCAAAGATGGAAATATTTTTGATGCATATTTTATGCTAATAAAAAATCAGAATGAAAATAAGGATAAATATCCATATAAGTGGAAAATGATAATAACAAAATAG